One Nicotiana tomentosiformis chromosome 1, ASM39032v3, whole genome shotgun sequence genomic window, TAGTTATCTCCTACACAAATAGCGTATCTAATTTTTCCgtctctctctcttactttccTCAAccctatttttcttcatttgatCTTCTTTGCTTCTCTCTCTTTTCTCATCTCCTTTATCTTTTTTTCTTGAgggaattcatcaatggatttcaatcgtttgACTAtggagttttaacttagcaatttccttcTATGTTGCACAGTTGCTGTGCGAATTGAAATTATAAATCAATCAATTTTGAAGGTATtggactctccaccattgacagtcattaaaaagttttgaagctttgaattcgaatttaggttttcaaaaaatattatatttttagattGGGTATTGTTGCAAACGACTGAAAATATTCTTTGAGGTTTATATCTGAATTTTGAGGGTATCTGGTGAAGATTAGATTTGATTTTGGCTGggttttgaagaagaagaagaagaagaaatacatgacatataatatacataGAAATTGTATTAAAATTGTATTGTAATTATATGAAATTTGTATGCagattgtattaaagttgtattatgttgtagttgtattttcTTTGTTtcaatgttgtatgaaagttgaaaacaaGTTGTATATTGTATAAATCGTtatatgaaatttgtatttaagctAAATAAATACTCtctttttatataaaattattgatatatatcaaaattgtattaatatTGTATAAAAAATTGTTTTAGTTGTATTATGTTTgtagttttattaattttataTGAATGTTATAAGAAAGTTGTATTAAACTTGTCCTACCAGGTTGTACCCTTGTCTTGATTATTCCCCAATTTGGCCATAGATATTCAGAAATAAAAACTTCTCTCTTTAGGTGAAGTTTTTAGTGACTTAAATATATACTCAAGGGTGTGTATTTCACAAGCATACCTGTACTAGAGGCGAGGCTTTTATTTCCTCATAGTGAAATCAAAAGTGCATTAATGTCCATTCGAAAAGGAGCTTACGAAAAAACTTTAATCCGGAGGTGGATCTTATTTTGATGTTCCAATATGTTAAGACAAATTCCAAAATTTTATCTTAATATCAACTACTAAGAATAGGGAGGGAGGCAGTAGTAGAAGAAGGAGAGAATAAAATAGAGAATGGTGTAACTTAATTCCTTAATTGAAAATACTAATTGTGGTTTGTGAGCTTTTTTAGGggaatgtgtgtatatatatatatatgaaaaaacaTAACTAAGTGGTAAAGAGAGGAATTGGGCATTCAGCTTGTTATCCTTTTTCGGTCCATCCTAAACAAGATGAACGTAATAAAATATACTCCTATCACTTTTGTTTCTTTTTAATTTGTACCAAAACAATTTAAATAAAACTATAAATATTTCACACAGAAGGAGCAAAACAGTTGACTTTTCTTCTCATTTCTCTTCCGCTTTCCATTATATGAACCAAACAACAAGCAGACTTAACAACAAAGAGTGATCTTGTGAGCAACACATCATGTCTTCACGACATTCTTAAGTTCATCGTCCGAGTTTCGGTGTAATCTTAAAACTAGTTTGAAAGTAAGTGTATTTATTGTATTAACGAGTGTAAAATTGAACATTGATTTGTAATTCTTGTGGCTTCGGTGTCTCTAATTTGGAACTATTGAAGATATTTTTACTCCAGATCACCACATTTATTTTATATTCTCAAGATCAAGCAAATTTAAACATTCAATAATTTGAGACACAAATAAAAATTTAGACTTACATGCTTCCTTATTAATACATGAATAGAGATAGTAGAGGTGTTCGCTCTTAACTTTTTCTCTTACATTTGAAAGGagctatttttattaattatcttGCATCCAGCTAAGTAATCAAATGAGCAATTCTATAGAGATGACGACGACAACAACAACCTGTCACGCCTCAAGCAAATAGGAGTTCATTTAGTTTTCATGTGCTCAATTTAATCTCATCTCACTTCACTTTAATATTATTATAAATGATTAATGTTATTAGTGCTATAAGTTTCTATGAAATTTTGACAAGACAAGAATACTCCTAATGCATATTGGATTCGAAGTTAATGTATTGACATGACTTAAAATATGATGACAAGATTAGGAATTCCTTTTTCTTATTGTTCTAGAAAAAGATGACTAAATTACAATTTTTGCCAAAAATAAGCAATTGCCATTTGCCCCAAGGTTTAACATATTCGGGATAGGAAATCCCAAGTCCTAATCCACACTCCACCTTTCCTCTTTCCCTTTTCATGTATGCAATGCTCAGAACTCCGATTCTCCCTCTTCTTCCCATTCCACTCTCCTCTATATTCCACAAATAGATTAACCACAAAACCTTATTTGCCCTATGAAATGGGAAGTAGCAGCGGAAGCGATGTGGAAGCAGGATTCGCGAAGCTACAAGGCGAAGATTTCGAGTATTACATGCAGACATACTCCATAATCCTCGGCCGTAACTCCAAGAAGTCAACGGTCGACGTTGACTTATCTTCCCTCGGCGGCGGAATGAACATCTCTCGCCACCACGCACGCATCTTCTACGACTTCCAACGGCGTCGTTTTGCCCTCGAAGTGTTAGGCAAAAACGGCTGTTTCGTTGAAGGTGTGCTCCATCTTCCCGGTAACCCTCCTGTAAAACTCGATTCGCAGGATTTACTTCAGATCGGAGATAAGgagttttattttcttcttccaaTTCGGAGTATCTTAGGTGGGCCGATTGGGCCTAGTAGACATCATGTCAGTGTAAATTATCCAGTTGGGGGCTCTCCTATTGTGGGCCCCCATCATCCTCATCAGCAGCAACATGTGCCTTTGCCGCCGGCTGTGGGTTATGGTGGTGGGGTAGGGAAAAAGGGTTTGTTAAGAGGGAGGGAGTATTATGAGGAGGAGTATGATGATGATGACGGCGGGGAAGATGGTTCTGGAGCTAAGAAGATGAGGAGAGGGGATGGCATTGAGGGTGGTGGTGGTTATGGGTATGGTTCCGGCGGGAAGGCTACTATTTCTGGGCATTTAGGTGAGTAGTTTTATCAGTTTCATGGTGTTTCTTTTCAATAAAAATACGTTCTTGACTGTTAATTTATCGACTTAGACGATATATATGAATGCCTTATTTGTTAACTATGATTGAGAATTGCCACAAAGGATTTGTGTTGCTTGTGAAGGATTAACAAGTTAAAGACTCATCTTTATTGGATGTCTTTATTGGCTCTATAAGTGGCTATTTGAGATTTTCTGCTGTTCGGTGAACTGTGTTTCTCTAGAAGAGATTTTGTGTATAGGGGGTGTTCTTGCTTGTTGAATTACTATAGTCTTATTGAATCGACGCAGAAGAGATTTTCTTTCAGTCCTTATATGGTAATGGTTAGTTCTATGGATTTAGTTACTGCAGATGGAAGTTTAATGTATGTAAATATGCTCTAATATTTTTAGTAGACCCTTGGTAATAGTACCCGGAGTGGAGCAAAGAGATGTAGAGATTAGGTTTGACAGTTTTTATGCTTACACATGAAATCGACAGACTTATTAGTTTGCTGGTGTTATTAATGACTTTGTTTATGAAATTTGGTCTTTAGTGTTGAGAGTATGATAGTGGCATCATGTGATCATGACAGGGAAAGCAACTTGATAGGATTGGTATAACGCATATGAAAATCCCTTGTATCCTGCGCTGTTCAGGCTTTTTAGGAATCAAAGCTTCATCAATGATCATATACCGTAAAAGACATTTTTCTGTTTGCCTTCTATTTCCAAGAACCGCCCTGTTAACTGGTTTTGATTTGGTgttatttcttattttcttttttgataTGTTAGACTCGAACCCCCTGAACCCTCCCATCCAGTGATAACCCTTTGTCAAAAAGTCAACAGTAGCACTTGCTCCACTCTGCCACCTTGGCAACTTGAACACACCAACTCTTGGTTGGCTCATCTTCACTTGTCTGATTTAGTGCTTTAGGGTTTTTTTGGGTGAAAGTTACCAAATATGTTCCCTATCATGAGTGAAATCTTAGTTTATCAGTTTATGAAGTTAATTCTGTCTCTATTGATTATTGGCTTTGATTGCACCCAATGGAGTGGCCTAATGGTTAATAAAGTGGGTGCATACGTTGGAGATCAAGGTTCAAATCTCAACTAAGAcaaaaaatactaggtgatttcttcccaccCACCTAAGCCTTGTCAGGTAGAGTTGCCCGGTACCTGTGTTGGTGAGAGGTAGCAAGTATAGTCGAGGTGTGTGCAAGTTAGCCCGTACACCACCATAGCggaatttttttttattggtTTTCAAGAGCTCTCCTTTCTAGCATATGGGTTTTGCATTATAACTTATATCAAAGCCAGGTTTGAGGTCTCTTGTTTCCTGTTAACCTGATTTTTGAACTCGGAAACTCAGAATCCTCAACCATCTTAAATCTTATATACTTAATAGAAGATTACAGCAAGGTTGGCTCAGAATTTGTATATTTGAAAAGCAAGGGTATCTTACTTAGAACTCCCATATGATTTACCAAAACTAAATGAACCTTCCGTTCagtttagaaaaataaaatacttGGAATGTTCTGCCAAATTATGAAACCATGTAGACCTCCCTGATGTCAACCTCTGTATTTGAGTTTTTTTATATCAACCTCTATTTTCGATTTAACCTCGTAATACTGTTTCTTTAAAGGTTGTCTTTAGCATCTAGATGAGTAGACGTCATGCCACCCCTTTCATCTATATCTGTGCTACTTACGACCCTCTCCCCCGCCGCTAGTCCTGTCAGCTCCTTCTCACATCCCACCTTTGCTATGAGGCATGTAAACTTCTTAGGGCACTTGACATGCACTCACTATCATCATAGCTAATATGTATGGACAAATATACCGCTATAACAATAAGAACAATAAATAGTTGATACATTTTATGCTATATGAGGATGCAATATAGGATGAGCACTTGGAACTTTTGAATGAATAAGAGGCAGTAATCTATTTCCTTGAATTACACGATCTGATATAGTATTCATATAACTCTTTTCTTTATTGGTTCGGGAAAGCTCATTCAGGATGCACTGTTCCTCTATCATTCTTTGGAGAGGAGTCGGTTGTCATGATAATGCAAAGCTAACCCTAGAAATCGAATATTACTCTTTACTCGTACATTTCTTATCAAAGCAGGAGATTTGTTTCAGGAGATATCAAACCAAAAGCTAATTCCATTCCATGTTATACAGTTGTACTCTGCTAGATTTTCATGCTTCTATGGTTTCCTTAGTAGAAGCTGTAAAGCTTATACCCATTAAATGGAACTTAGTATCTGAATCATGGAACTTAGTATCTGCGTCATGGAACTTGTTTGGCCTAAAACGTCTTGCAGATAAGAAGATAGAGGGAAGATCACGTGTTGACAGAGATGCtgacaatcaacagctcatgCAGTTAGAAGAAAAGGATGTTGTATCATCTGTGGCAAATGTGCTTTCAGACCTCTGTGGTCCGGGAGAATGGATGCCAATGGAGAAGCTTCATGCTGAGGTAACTTCAATATTATACATCTTTTGTCACAGAAATACCAATTTGTTATTAAGTGAAGACTATATTGTTTGTTTGCACTTTGATTTTGTGAAGAGGTGGAACCCTTCTGCCTCTAATGGATGTAATGACATCATATTCGATAGGGGTGCGGATTTAGAGGTCGGATTCTTCATCACATAAATTTAGAATTCGAGGGTATGGATACGAGTGCGGATAAGGTGCGGGGTAACGGCCAATAAATGCATATTACGACATATATGGTATATATCTCGATTAATTAAAGCTATTGAACTAAAACTAATAAACTTTAATTCTTTATAAACACCTAATATTTTATTCATAAGATATCTTGTGTAATAGCAAAGCACTCTCATACTTTACATAACTATATACTCCCTTcctttcaatttagatgaggtagtttgactcggcacggagtttaagaaaaaagagggagacttttgaaacttgtggtcctaaaagcttaaggggtaaacactttgtggggccatgacatttgtgtggttataaaagcttttcATTAAGGATACAATGgataaaatgaaaagtttaaagttcaattatagaaatgtgtcattctttttggaacaggctaataaggaaagtgtatcatctaaattgaaacggagggagatATATTATTGGCATAAACCCAAATATCAAACCGAATACCAAATCAATCATATACTTCACGGTCATAGATGTAGTCAAAGCACCCAAGGTAAGTTGACCAGATCCGGTGTGGATCCCACACCCACACCCATGTCGTGTCGACATTGGTGCGACAGGAATTTTGAAGAGTCTGTGCAACATAGCCTTTTCAAAGCCAACAACAACTCTTATGGAGTGGGGCATGGTCCATTGGACACCCACCACAGACACAAGGGGCCGGCAAACCGATGCAGTTCTGATGCATCTTCGACACAAGGTACAGCAGTTAATGAGGGTGACTCTGAGACCTGTCCCCATAAGAGGGGCATCCAAGACAGCTTCCTATGAAAAATTTGTCTACTTAGAATATAGCTCTTAGATGATGTTCCATGGAAATTCTGTCACCTCTGTATTCTTAACCAGCTGGTTATTAGGAATGGCAAGTGGTGCGGGGCGGGTTATGCCTTAACCTGCAAAATTTCAACCCCCCCTTTTTAAATTTGTCAATCAAAATTTTTCCCTTTTAACGTTAAGCAATTATTTAGATAAGCATACAGAAGCTAAACACTAAGACTGAACATTAATAACAATATCTTTGATATTTGggttttcttttttgctttataATTCACTTAAGTATTTGTGAATTAAAGCTGGATTTTGTTACTATTTGCAAGAAAGATAAACAGAAAACTTGAAAGTTTTCACCGAAATCGGAAGCTAAATTTAAGTAACATAATTAACCAAATTAAATTCTTAATGTATTAATTTCTGTGAAGTTAACTCTACAGGTTTAGGTGATAGAACAATTTCAAGACTTAATATGATTTGATTTCTATATAAAGGATTTGAATCTTCTGCATTCTATCACTGAAAGAGAGCTTCAGGCTTCTGTCTTTAGAGGTGGAGCCGAGAGGGGAACAGCAAAGGCTGAAGAGAATTAGTACAAACTACAAAGTCACAAACCCGCACCCGCACCCCAcggatttttaaaaaaattattttgaccctCCCCGCCCCGCACCCGCATTTGTCTAAACCTGCACCGCCCCACACCCGCCCCGCCCTGCACGTGCACCGTCCCATTGCCATCTCTACTGGTTATTGTACAACATGACCAAAAACATGTCAGCAGTCCATAACCAGCTTAACACATCATTTCCCCTAAGATTAATGTTGAGAGGATTTTTAGGAATTAGGATTGAAGAGATTCAGCATAGGTACCACCTCCTCAACCTGCAAGTCCTTTCTATAAATTAGGGTTGAAAATGATGTTTTTCCACTCACAAGTTACATCTTTATCCATCAAAATTATATTAGCAGGAAGCTCAATCTCAAAGGCCATTATCATGGTCAAAAGTAGATTCTGTTTCTCGTGAATCCCTTCCCTTTCTAAAGCAGCAATATTTGCAAAAATGTTGAAACCTTTTCTGATTCCCCTGTACATGGTGCAATCATCAAGACCATTCTCCTGAACCGAGCACCACTGATAGAATTCCACACCAAGTTCTCATATATTGACCTTACTCCATATTTCCTACTTGATTATTAAGCCTTTAAAGCCATTTACCTAATTGGGCTTTGATTAAACACAGATGAAGATCTTATACCTAGTCAGGAGTCTCTGACGATTAATAATGTTATGGTTACTTTGCGTGTTAGACATGCAGTGGTGAACTTTCACTTTAAAATTAGCATGCACTGTAGATAATGTAGAATTTTCTGTTACAtctttttattttgaaaagaaaagaGCATGCCTTCATTCTTTATAACCTTGGCGAGGTTTTGCTTAATTATGGGTGAAGTTGCTGTTCTACTTTGTTGACAATTGACTGCATTTTGTCTTCTCTCTAAACAGATCCCATAGAGTACTGTATTGTCTTTCGATCCTGTATCAAATATCATTTCCTGCTTCATGTTCATGGTTGTTGTGGGAAAATTTTGCTCCTGCTCAGCTTTTTGTTAGACAGCGTAGATTTTTTAAGTTGTTAGAGTTGGAGTTTTGGCTGATGACAAGCTTTTGCTTTTGTAGTTGGTGGAACACTACGGCAATACCTGGCATCATAGTCGTGTGAGGAGATATTTAACATCTGAGGATTATCC contains:
- the LOC104103986 gene encoding transcriptional activator FHA1 — translated: MQCSELRFSLFFPFHSPLYSTNRLTTKPYLPYEMGSSSGSDVEAGFAKLQGEDFEYYMQTYSIILGRNSKKSTVDVDLSSLGGGMNISRHHARIFYDFQRRRFALEVLGKNGCFVEGVLHLPGNPPVKLDSQDLLQIGDKEFYFLLPIRSILGGPIGPSRHHVSVNYPVGGSPIVGPHHPHQQQHVPLPPAVGYGGGVGKKGLLRGREYYEEEYDDDDGGEDGSGAKKMRRGDGIEGGGGYGYGSGGKATISGHLDKKIEGRSRVDRDADNQQLMQLEEKDVVSSVANVLSDLCGPGEWMPMEKLHAELVEHYGNTWHHSRVRRYLTSEDYPSPEAKSKPWYGLLMLLRKYPEHFVINTRSKGRVTLEFVSLVSLLS